From Synechococcus sp. MW101C3, a single genomic window includes:
- a CDS encoding iron uptake porin — MGVTVLPPVPRPVPLGLLSLVPWSLAVASAAGAPATAAPVEAAPVAAPSETIARTEAALTDLMASQGCRTNRLPTTAGGQRALSRWNAAAMLQACLQQLAPATGDLQQLQHELAAELAVLQGQLGNEQARLRALEAAAFSTTTTLSGQASFVLGTNAFSGSAAGLVQQNRQAFGAASFSYDLQLIADTSFNGKDLLRTTLRAGNLASSSFGGAGPSNLSTLAAAFQENCGFNVSNCGNALAIDRAFYQFPLGAGFTATIGGRVEQDDMLALWPSVYPASAVLDLFTLAGTPAAYSENLGAGVGLWWARRGFSISANYVAASGNAGNAGQGGFGTANAGATGTVQVGYGHKAWAVAAVYTRLQNTNGLIGAASPFTTASLSVPGTTEAFGLSGYWQPSRAGWWPSISAGWGLNSTTYSSRGLSSGLSNSGTGGSNGLVATSQSWAVGLQWSDVLGKGNVLGMAVGQPIVATRLVGGGDGQDSNLVAEWWYRLQVSDRIAVTPALFLLSRPLGADTPAGEQFRQFGALITTSFQF, encoded by the coding sequence ATGGGCGTCACAGTGCTGCCTCCGGTGCCGCGCCCCGTCCCGCTTGGCCTGCTGAGCCTCGTTCCGTGGTCGCTTGCTGTGGCTTCGGCAGCAGGGGCGCCGGCGACCGCAGCTCCTGTGGAGGCGGCACCTGTGGCCGCCCCGTCCGAAACCATCGCCCGGACCGAGGCGGCCCTGACGGACCTGATGGCATCGCAGGGGTGCCGCACTAACAGACTGCCGACAACAGCCGGGGGTCAGCGGGCCCTGAGCCGCTGGAACGCGGCCGCCATGCTGCAGGCCTGCCTTCAGCAACTGGCGCCGGCGACAGGCGACCTGCAGCAACTGCAGCACGAGCTCGCCGCCGAACTGGCCGTGTTACAGGGGCAGCTCGGCAACGAGCAGGCCCGGTTGCGGGCGCTGGAAGCCGCCGCGTTCTCCACCACCACCACCCTCAGCGGCCAGGCCAGCTTCGTGCTGGGCACCAACGCCTTCAGTGGCTCCGCCGCAGGGCTGGTACAGCAGAACCGGCAGGCCTTCGGTGCCGCCAGCTTCAGCTACGACCTGCAGCTCATCGCCGACACCAGCTTCAACGGCAAGGACCTGCTGCGCACCACGCTGCGGGCGGGCAACCTCGCCTCCAGCAGCTTCGGTGGCGCCGGGCCCAGCAACCTCTCCACCCTCGCCGCCGCGTTTCAGGAGAACTGCGGCTTCAACGTCAGTAATTGCGGCAACGCGCTGGCGATCGATCGCGCATTCTATCAGTTCCCCCTGGGGGCGGGCTTCACCGCCACCATCGGCGGCCGCGTCGAGCAGGACGACATGCTCGCCCTCTGGCCCAGCGTCTACCCGGCGTCAGCCGTGCTCGACCTGTTCACCCTGGCCGGGACTCCAGCCGCCTACAGCGAGAACCTGGGGGCAGGCGTGGGCCTGTGGTGGGCCCGCCGGGGCTTCAGCATCAGCGCCAACTACGTGGCCGCGAGTGGCAATGCCGGCAATGCGGGCCAGGGGGGGTTCGGCACCGCCAACGCCGGCGCCACCGGCACCGTTCAGGTGGGTTACGGGCACAAGGCCTGGGCCGTGGCGGCGGTGTACACCCGCCTGCAGAACACCAACGGCCTGATCGGTGCCGCCAGCCCCTTCACCACCGCCAGCCTCAGCGTCCCGGGCACCACGGAGGCCTTCGGCCTGAGCGGCTACTGGCAGCCGTCACGGGCGGGCTGGTGGCCCTCGATCAGCGCCGGCTGGGGCCTCAACAGCACCACCTATTCCAGCCGCGGCCTCAGCAGTGGGCTGAGCAACAGTGGCACTGGGGGCAGCAACGGCCTCGTGGCCACCAGCCAGTCGTGGGCGGTGGGCCTCCAATGGAGCGACGTGCTGGGCAAGGGAAATGTGCTCGGCATGGCCGTGGGGCAACCGATCGTGGCCACGCGGCTGGTCGGCGGCGGCGACGGCCAGGACAGCAATCTGGTGGCCGAATGGTGGTACAGGCTGCAGGTCAGCGACAGGATTGCCGTGACCCCGGCACTGTTTCTGCTCAGCCGGCCGCTCGGCGCTGACACCCCCGCAGGAGAGCAGTTCCGCCAGTTCGGCGCCCTGATCACCACCAGCTTCCAGTTCTGA
- a CDS encoding type II CAAX prenyl endopeptidase Rce1 family protein yields MPPRTRRLRPLPSARRAATLAAGFSAGLAAVLAALLAVLLPMLQSAQAATGPSSYALAWEQPFNRPDHYPLDQRPDPALYKPNGAWIGRLILPEARAADPAGQGQSVQDPGVDWVWLEVQHAPLQHEKLVGQRLRLGWQERPLLQAMVRTVSTDIHLDAAAHAAIAAGNVLPQRLDGRRGVGPLQSLAGARPHDDVIVRLEEVELTTSPTGSPGLAIAQPPVQITGRYVALVQLLQPAAAAENPDGDRFEVRHFDRHQGGFSGPLDVVRIPRQPPDRDGRRLFNPDGLVGDPIGAAGWLVYGAPDASGLFTAQALLPRALLQPQADQLVQGRGAGLDYVLHRNWARTPERKGRFSRVQVGGEGSWQLGERGLLIHSFGGIGGPAGEAIVAGTVTGHFAFGDAELGRDPFSGEPLFALRFHQIYANNPNGIVAGTQDWSAYSGDLQRGWLWLRPISDVLIRQDLFSDVQLGPRRFSLLDELGVQANVMMARYRSGDGTGLSSVTPATSCVQDSSQTLYIALQRLRQQVLADPGLMAWWRAHPNDSDSRRFERLLALGRSLDDLLTPFGMVRSDWVRNAAVVAGADTLTSGEQHFVRGESVRDALLSWRSMLPRRGHDDIARVFLQNGSQLWFQRTNQVPGRDPELLPLAPTLLLGQWPWLSVPLRRLSDAVSTPLLGGNGLVAALGMLLYALVALPLARRSGLLRQGWRWRPLGPMLRQAPLLLLMPALGEEAVFRAALLPAAAMEGVGPWSSLAWGALSVGLFVAYHPLAGATWYRPGRQLFRDPAFLLSCSWLGAVCAGAFLLSGSLWPPVLIHWLAVTLWLWPLGGRLRLRMEAPRPVAP; encoded by the coding sequence GTGCCTCCCCGAACGCGCCGGCTGCGGCCCCTGCCCAGCGCCAGAAGGGCAGCGACCCTGGCCGCTGGTTTCTCCGCCGGTCTCGCCGCTGTTTTGGCGGCCTTGCTGGCGGTTCTGCTGCCCATGCTTCAGTCGGCGCAGGCGGCGACCGGGCCGTCCAGCTACGCCCTGGCCTGGGAGCAACCCTTCAACCGCCCAGATCACTACCCCCTTGATCAGCGTCCTGATCCGGCGCTCTACAAGCCGAACGGCGCCTGGATCGGCCGGCTGATCCTGCCGGAGGCGCGCGCCGCGGATCCCGCCGGTCAGGGTCAAAGCGTCCAGGATCCCGGCGTCGACTGGGTGTGGCTGGAGGTGCAGCACGCGCCTCTCCAGCACGAGAAACTGGTGGGCCAGCGGCTGCGGCTGGGCTGGCAGGAGCGGCCGCTGTTGCAGGCCATGGTGCGCACCGTCAGCACCGACATCCACTTGGATGCGGCGGCCCATGCGGCGATCGCTGCCGGCAACGTGCTGCCGCAGCGGCTCGATGGCCGCCGCGGCGTGGGTCCGCTGCAATCGCTGGCTGGGGCTCGCCCCCACGACGACGTGATCGTGCGGCTGGAGGAGGTGGAGCTCACCACCAGCCCCACCGGCAGCCCCGGCCTGGCGATCGCCCAGCCGCCGGTGCAGATCACCGGGCGCTATGTGGCCCTGGTGCAACTGCTGCAACCAGCCGCCGCCGCCGAGAACCCCGACGGCGATCGCTTCGAGGTGCGGCACTTCGATCGGCACCAGGGCGGATTCAGCGGCCCGCTGGACGTGGTGCGGATTCCGCGGCAGCCACCTGATCGCGATGGGCGCCGGCTGTTCAACCCGGATGGCCTGGTGGGGGATCCGATCGGCGCCGCCGGCTGGCTGGTGTACGGCGCGCCCGATGCCAGCGGCCTGTTCACGGCCCAGGCACTGCTGCCCCGGGCGCTGCTGCAGCCCCAGGCCGATCAGCTGGTGCAGGGCCGCGGCGCCGGCCTCGACTACGTGCTGCACCGCAACTGGGCCCGCACCCCCGAGCGCAAGGGCCGCTTCTCACGGGTTCAGGTGGGGGGAGAAGGCAGCTGGCAGCTGGGCGAGCGGGGCCTGCTGATCCACAGCTTCGGCGGCATCGGCGGCCCCGCTGGCGAAGCGATCGTGGCCGGGACCGTGACCGGCCACTTCGCCTTCGGCGACGCCGAACTGGGGCGCGACCCCTTCAGCGGTGAGCCGCTGTTTGCGCTCCGCTTTCACCAGATCTATGCCAACAACCCCAACGGCATCGTGGCCGGCACCCAGGACTGGAGTGCCTACAGCGGCGATCTGCAGCGGGGCTGGCTGTGGCTGCGACCGATCTCCGATGTGCTGATCCGTCAGGACCTGTTCAGCGACGTGCAGCTCGGCCCCCGCCGCTTCTCCCTGCTCGACGAACTGGGGGTGCAGGCCAACGTGATGATGGCCCGTTACCGCAGCGGCGACGGCACGGGCCTGTCGTCGGTGACGCCGGCCACCTCCTGCGTGCAGGATTCCAGCCAGACCCTCTACATCGCCCTGCAACGGCTGCGCCAGCAGGTGCTGGCCGATCCCGGGCTGATGGCCTGGTGGCGCGCCCATCCCAACGACAGCGACAGCCGGCGCTTCGAGCGGCTGCTGGCCCTGGGCCGGTCGCTCGACGACCTGCTCACTCCCTTCGGCATGGTGCGCTCCGACTGGGTGCGCAACGCGGCAGTGGTGGCCGGCGCTGACACGCTCACCAGCGGTGAGCAGCATTTCGTGCGCGGGGAAAGCGTGCGCGATGCCCTGCTCAGCTGGCGTTCGATGCTGCCCCGCCGCGGCCATGACGACATCGCCCGCGTGTTCCTCCAGAACGGCTCGCAGCTGTGGTTCCAACGCACCAACCAGGTGCCGGGCCGCGACCCCGAGCTGCTGCCGCTGGCACCCACGCTGCTGCTCGGCCAGTGGCCCTGGTTGTCGGTGCCGCTGCGGCGGCTCTCCGATGCGGTGAGCACGCCGCTGCTGGGCGGCAATGGGCTGGTGGCGGCGCTGGGAATGCTGCTTTACGCACTGGTGGCCCTGCCGCTGGCGCGGCGCAGCGGCCTGCTGCGGCAGGGCTGGCGCTGGCGACCGCTGGGGCCAATGCTGCGCCAGGCGCCGCTGCTGCTGCTGATGCCAGCGCTGGGGGAGGAAGCGGTGTTCCGCGCCGCCCTGCTGCCGGCAGCCGCAATGGAGGGGGTGGGGCCCTGGTCGTCGCTGGCCTGGGGCGCCCTGAGCGTGGGGCTGTTCGTGGCCTACCACCCACTGGCTGGCGCCACCTGGTACCGGCCGGGGCGGCAGCTGTTCCGTGATCCGGCCTTCCTGCTCTCCTGCAGCTGGCTCGGCGCCGTGTGCGCGGGCGCCTTCCTGCTCAGCGGCTCGCTGTGGCCGCCCGTGCTGATCCATTGGCTGGCCGTGACCCTGTGGCTGTGGCCCCTGGGCGGACGCCTGCGGTTGAGGATGGAGGCCCCAAGGCCGGTGGCCCCATGA
- a CDS encoding peroxiredoxin, which translates to MARALQVGDPIPLIALTDQDGVERRSDQLGGRPLVLFFYPKDDTPGCTAEACAFRDSEAELVALGAVVWGVSGDDAGSHSRFAARHRLTYPLLVDQGNALRQAFGVPGALLNLLPGRVTYVIDGDGVVRHMFNNLLDGAAHAREALTALRRLTVA; encoded by the coding sequence GTGGCCCGTGCCCTTCAGGTGGGTGATCCGATCCCTTTGATCGCCCTGACCGACCAGGACGGGGTGGAGCGCCGCAGCGACCAGCTCGGCGGCCGGCCGCTGGTGCTGTTCTTCTATCCCAAGGACGACACCCCGGGTTGCACCGCCGAAGCCTGCGCCTTCCGCGACAGCGAGGCCGAACTGGTCGCCCTTGGCGCCGTGGTCTGGGGCGTCAGCGGTGATGACGCCGGCAGCCACAGCCGCTTTGCCGCCCGCCACCGGCTCACCTATCCCCTGCTGGTGGATCAGGGCAATGCCCTGCGCCAGGCCTTCGGTGTGCCCGGCGCCCTGCTCAACCTGCTGCCGGGCCGTGTCACCTACGTGATCGATGGTGATGGCGTGGTGCGGCACATGTTCAACAACCTGCTCGATGGGGCCGCCCATGCCCGTGAGGCCCTCACGGCGCTGCGGCGGCTGACGGTGGCCTGA
- a CDS encoding HAD family phosphatase, giving the protein MTRPAACLFDLDGLLLDTEPLHAQAWQAAAAHFGRRLRPEEVLALRGRRRLDCADQVRQWIHQSGGPSLSTAELLEVRQPIAEALLPQAAAMPGAQALVERCHALGIPMALATSSSREAVTLKSQPHAWLQLIERRVHGDDPELLAGKPAPDVFLLAARRLGVDPSDCWAFEDSIAGACSAQAAGCQVHVLLPDDGVCAQYPPEVICLQSLAELRL; this is encoded by the coding sequence ATGACCCGTCCCGCGGCCTGCCTGTTCGATCTCGACGGTCTCCTGCTGGACACCGAACCGCTGCATGCCCAGGCCTGGCAGGCTGCCGCCGCCCACTTCGGCCGCAGGCTCCGGCCGGAGGAAGTGCTGGCCCTGCGTGGTCGCCGGCGCCTCGATTGCGCCGATCAGGTGCGCCAGTGGATCCATCAGAGCGGTGGGCCTTCCCTGAGTACCGCTGAGCTGCTGGAGGTGCGCCAGCCGATCGCTGAGGCCCTGTTGCCGCAGGCCGCAGCCATGCCGGGTGCCCAGGCGCTGGTGGAGCGTTGCCATGCCCTGGGCATACCCATGGCCCTGGCCACCAGCAGCTCCCGTGAGGCGGTGACCCTCAAGAGTCAGCCCCATGCCTGGCTGCAGCTGATCGAGCGGCGGGTGCATGGCGATGACCCGGAGCTCCTGGCTGGCAAGCCGGCCCCCGATGTCTTTCTGCTGGCCGCCCGCCGCCTCGGTGTCGATCCCAGTGACTGCTGGGCCTTTGAGGATTCGATCGCCGGTGCTTGCTCGGCCCAGGCGGCAGGCTGCCAGGTGCATGTGCTGTTGCCCGACGATGGGGTCTGCGCCCAGTACCCGCCCGAGGTGATCTGTCTGCAGTCGTTGGCGGAGCTGCGGCTCTGA
- a CDS encoding prohibitin family protein, whose amino-acid sequence MQGSMRPAGDGPGAMFQLLIAGAVALLILFTQTIFIVPAGNVAVVTTLGKVTGNQRDPGPNLKIPLIQATSFFDVRTQVRPEQFSTLTKDLQVIEATATVKYAIKPSEAARVFETIATDNSQIYPRVIQPSLLKALKSVFSQYELVTIATEWNDISALVQEKVAEELSKFNYVIVQGLDLTGLQIAEEYRAAIEQKQIAEQRLLRAQTEVKIADQEAKRYQILNSSLDDQVLYKLFLDKWDGQTSVVPALPGTAPGGGTPVIVRGR is encoded by the coding sequence ATGCAAGGCTCGATGCGACCGGCCGGTGATGGCCCGGGCGCCATGTTTCAGCTGCTGATCGCCGGGGCCGTGGCGCTGCTGATCCTCTTCACCCAGACGATCTTCATCGTGCCGGCCGGCAACGTCGCCGTGGTCACCACGCTCGGCAAGGTGACCGGCAACCAGCGCGACCCAGGCCCCAACCTCAAGATCCCCTTGATTCAGGCCACCTCGTTCTTTGATGTGCGCACCCAGGTGCGGCCGGAGCAGTTCTCCACCCTCACCAAGGATCTGCAGGTGATCGAGGCCACCGCCACGGTGAAGTACGCGATCAAGCCCAGCGAGGCGGCCCGCGTGTTCGAAACGATCGCCACCGATAACTCCCAGATCTATCCGCGGGTGATCCAGCCCTCGTTGCTCAAGGCGCTCAAATCGGTGTTTTCCCAGTACGAGCTGGTGACGATCGCCACCGAATGGAACGACATCTCCGCCCTGGTGCAGGAGAAGGTGGCGGAAGAACTCAGCAAGTTCAACTACGTGATCGTGCAGGGCCTCGACCTCACCGGTCTGCAGATCGCCGAGGAATACCGCGCCGCCATCGAGCAGAAACAGATCGCCGAGCAGCGGCTGCTGCGCGCCCAGACCGAAGTGAAGATCGCCGATCAGGAGGCCAAGCGCTACCAGATCCTCAACTCCAGCCTCGATGACCAGGTGCTCTACAAGCTGTTCCTCGACAAATGGGACGGTCAGACCTCGGTGGTGCCCGCCCTGCCCGGCACCGCTCCAGGCGGTGGCACACCGGTGATCGTCAGGGGGCGCTGA
- the acs gene encoding acetate--CoA ligase, giving the protein MSEVTIESVLQEGRVFEPPAALAASARVGSLATYRQLAEAADTDPDAFWTEQARGALHWFQPFESVLDWSDPPFARWFEGGTTNVAYNCLDRHLDGPRAHKTALIWEGEPGDERRFTYAELHTEVCKAANALLALGIGKGDLVALYMPMVPEAAIAMLACARIGAPHSVVFGGFSAEALRDRLIDGQAKAVITADGGFRKDKPVALKPAVDQALAEGCPSVEHVLVVKRTGTPTAMTEGRDHWWHDRVEPASAEHIAEPMASEDRLFVLYTSGSTGKPKGIVHTTAGYNLWAQITFQWMFDIREDDIHWCTADVGWITGHSYIVYGPLSAGATTVMYEGAPRPSKPGAFWEVIQKHRVTIFYTAPTAIRAFMKNGREVPDQYDMSSLRILGTVGEPINPEAWMWYREVIGHGRCPVVDTWWQTETGGVMISPLPGATPTKPGSATLPMPGIVADVVDMDGNSADVDEGGYLAVRRPWPGMLRTIHGDPERFRKTYWEAIRPADGSWVYFAGDGARRDADGYFWVMGRVDDVINVSGHRLGTMEIESALVSHPAVAEAAVVGRPDDLKGEGIVAFVTLDAGTSGDEALIAALKRHVGAEIGPIARPDEIRFTDALPKTRSGKIMRRILRALAAGEEVSGDTSTLEDRSVLDALRV; this is encoded by the coding sequence ATGAGCGAGGTCACGATCGAATCCGTGCTGCAGGAAGGCCGGGTGTTCGAGCCCCCCGCCGCCCTCGCTGCCAGCGCCCGGGTCGGCAGCCTCGCGACCTACCGGCAACTGGCAGAGGCAGCGGACACCGACCCGGACGCCTTCTGGACCGAGCAGGCGCGGGGAGCCCTGCACTGGTTCCAGCCCTTCGAGAGCGTTCTCGACTGGAGCGACCCGCCCTTCGCCCGCTGGTTCGAAGGGGGCACCACGAACGTGGCCTACAACTGCCTCGATCGCCATCTGGATGGGCCCCGCGCCCACAAGACGGCACTGATCTGGGAGGGGGAACCCGGCGATGAGCGGCGGTTCACCTACGCCGAACTGCACACCGAGGTGTGCAAGGCCGCCAATGCCCTGCTGGCTCTCGGCATCGGCAAGGGCGATCTGGTGGCGCTCTACATGCCGATGGTGCCGGAAGCGGCCATCGCCATGCTGGCCTGCGCCCGCATCGGCGCTCCCCATTCAGTGGTGTTCGGCGGCTTCTCGGCCGAAGCGCTGCGTGACCGCCTGATCGATGGCCAGGCCAAGGCGGTGATCACCGCCGATGGCGGCTTCCGCAAGGACAAGCCGGTGGCGCTCAAGCCGGCGGTCGACCAGGCCCTCGCCGAAGGCTGCCCCAGCGTGGAGCACGTGCTGGTGGTGAAGCGCACGGGCACCCCCACCGCCATGACCGAGGGGCGCGACCACTGGTGGCACGACCGGGTGGAGCCGGCCAGCGCCGAGCACATCGCCGAGCCGATGGCCAGCGAAGACCGCCTGTTCGTGCTCTACACCTCAGGCTCCACCGGCAAGCCGAAAGGCATCGTGCACACCACCGCCGGTTACAACCTCTGGGCCCAGATCACCTTCCAGTGGATGTTCGACATCCGCGAGGACGACATCCACTGGTGCACCGCCGACGTGGGCTGGATCACGGGCCACAGCTACATCGTGTACGGACCGCTCTCGGCCGGTGCCACCACGGTGATGTACGAAGGAGCACCACGGCCCAGCAAGCCCGGCGCCTTCTGGGAAGTGATCCAGAAGCACCGCGTCACGATCTTCTACACGGCGCCCACTGCGATCCGGGCCTTCATGAAGAACGGCCGTGAGGTGCCCGACCAGTACGACATGAGCTCCCTGCGCATCCTCGGCACCGTGGGCGAACCGATCAACCCGGAAGCCTGGATGTGGTACCGGGAGGTGATCGGCCATGGCCGCTGCCCGGTGGTGGACACCTGGTGGCAGACTGAGACCGGCGGGGTGATGATCAGCCCCCTGCCGGGTGCCACACCCACCAAACCAGGCTCCGCCACCCTGCCCATGCCCGGCATCGTGGCCGATGTGGTGGACATGGACGGCAACAGTGCTGATGTGGATGAGGGGGGCTACCTGGCCGTGCGGCGCCCCTGGCCAGGGATGCTGCGCACCATCCACGGCGATCCGGAACGCTTCCGCAAAACCTATTGGGAAGCGATCCGGCCGGCGGACGGCAGCTGGGTCTACTTCGCCGGGGATGGCGCCCGACGTGATGCCGATGGTTATTTCTGGGTGATGGGCCGCGTCGATGACGTGATCAACGTGTCTGGGCACCGGCTGGGCACGATGGAGATCGAATCCGCCCTGGTGAGCCATCCGGCCGTGGCCGAAGCCGCCGTGGTGGGCCGGCCCGACGACCTCAAGGGCGAAGGAATCGTGGCCTTCGTGACCCTGGATGCGGGCACCAGCGGCGACGAGGCCCTGATCGCCGCGCTGAAGCGCCACGTGGGCGCCGAGATCGGCCCGATCGCCCGTCCCGACGAAATCCGCTTCACCGATGCCCTGCCCAAGACCCGCAGCGGCAAGATCATGCGCCGCATCCTGCGCGCCCTGGCGGCCGGCGAAGAAGTGAGCGGCGACACCAGCACCCTGGAAGACCGCTCCGTGCTGGATGCGCTGCGAGTCTGA
- a CDS encoding 3'-5' exonuclease has protein sequence MAEPPMESAPMGSSHDPAAETQSSGCWEQVSLLDLVAAAPAAGAAPRAPARPAPVAAPASASRPAAAEPPAAEPTSTAKPRLSLPPLAATTDPLAAAERPAGAAAGCPTQLLILDTETTGLDPQQDHCIEVGAILFHVPTRAVLSQLSFLLPCESNPAAPINGIPAAVTRLSQPWDNALAYFRALVEAADVIVAHNASFDRQWFGRGVLPALAKPWLCSMEDLRWPSERQLRATPSVRDLALAYGVPVWAAHRALTDCIYLAQVFSRCDDLEELLLAGLEPRRLYRAQLPYEQRHRARQAGFRWNDPIPKAWTRRLSEREAAGLGFPVAPVEPLAGSSSGSPIAHPINSTAA, from the coding sequence ATGGCAGAACCGCCGATGGAATCAGCGCCGATGGGGTCGAGCCACGACCCGGCCGCTGAAACGCAGTCCTCCGGCTGCTGGGAACAGGTGAGCCTGCTGGATCTCGTTGCAGCCGCCCCGGCAGCAGGGGCCGCACCCAGGGCTCCCGCCAGGCCGGCGCCGGTGGCTGCACCCGCTTCCGCCTCCAGGCCTGCAGCTGCAGAACCGCCTGCAGCGGAGCCCACGAGCACGGCCAAGCCACGCCTCAGCCTGCCGCCCCTGGCCGCCACCACGGATCCCCTGGCGGCAGCGGAGCGGCCGGCCGGTGCTGCGGCAGGCTGCCCCACCCAGCTGCTGATCCTCGACACCGAAACCACCGGGCTGGACCCGCAGCAGGACCACTGCATCGAGGTCGGGGCCATCCTTTTCCATGTCCCCACCCGCGCCGTTCTCAGCCAGCTCTCCTTCCTGCTTCCCTGCGAAAGCAATCCGGCTGCGCCGATCAACGGGATCCCCGCTGCCGTCACCCGGCTGAGCCAACCGTGGGACAACGCGCTCGCGTACTTCCGCGCGTTGGTGGAGGCCGCCGATGTGATCGTGGCCCACAACGCCAGCTTCGACCGCCAGTGGTTCGGGCGGGGCGTGTTGCCCGCACTGGCGAAACCCTGGCTGTGCAGCATGGAGGATCTGCGCTGGCCGTCGGAGCGGCAGCTGCGGGCGACGCCGTCGGTGCGGGATCTGGCGCTGGCCTACGGGGTGCCGGTGTGGGCCGCGCACCGGGCCCTCACCGACTGCATCTACCTGGCCCAGGTGTTTTCCCGCTGCGACGACCTGGAGGAGCTGCTGCTGGCAGGCCTGGAGCCACGGCGTCTGTACCGGGCCCAGCTGCCCTACGAGCAGCGCCACCGCGCCCGGCAGGCCGGCTTCCGCTGGAACGACCCCATCCCCAAAGCCTGGACCCGGCGCCTGAGCGAGCGGGAAGCAGCGGGTCTGGGCTTTCCCGTGGCACCCGTGGAACCCCTCGCTGGCAGCAGCAGCGGCAGCCCGATCGCCCACCCGATCAACAGCACCGCCGCCTGA
- a CDS encoding DUF1350 family protein: MSRWQQQGPLWSLAPPTAEAFPGGAQVPPIGVVEFIGGTVLAASPQLSYRRLLEALALRGLLVHAWSYVPGFDHQAQATEAWRCFRAARSTATARPNPGVAASATAPFPVLRLGHSLGCKLHLLAPDGGRGCRGLAAMSFNNFSADRSIPLLADLAPRLGLRTEFSPSPEETLRLVGLHYRQPRNLLIRFGTDALDQSRRLIGVLQQRPDDASTLLERPGDHLTPASAGLRQNLLGAWADDPARQRQIDRLADQLTDWWLGPTSQDSRS; the protein is encoded by the coding sequence ATGAGCCGCTGGCAGCAGCAGGGCCCGCTCTGGAGCCTCGCCCCGCCCACCGCTGAAGCCTTTCCCGGTGGCGCGCAGGTTCCGCCCATCGGCGTGGTGGAGTTCATCGGCGGCACGGTGCTGGCGGCCAGCCCCCAGCTCAGCTACCGCCGCCTGCTGGAGGCGCTGGCGCTGCGGGGGCTGCTGGTGCACGCCTGGAGCTACGTGCCCGGCTTCGATCACCAGGCGCAGGCCACCGAGGCCTGGCGCTGCTTCCGGGCGGCCCGCAGCACGGCCACTGCTCGTCCCAATCCTGGTGTCGCTGCCTCCGCTACGGCCCCGTTTCCGGTGCTGCGGCTCGGCCACAGCCTGGGCTGCAAGCTGCACCTGCTGGCGCCCGATGGCGGCCGCGGTTGCCGTGGTCTGGCGGCGATGAGCTTCAACAACTTCTCCGCCGATCGCTCCATTCCCCTGCTTGCCGACCTCGCCCCCCGCCTGGGCCTGCGCACCGAATTCAGCCCTTCACCGGAGGAAACCCTGCGGCTGGTGGGCCTGCATTACCGCCAGCCGCGCAACCTGCTGATCCGCTTCGGCACCGATGCACTCGACCAGAGCCGGCGGTTGATCGGCGTGCTGCAGCAGCGGCCTGATGACGCCTCCACCCTGCTGGAGCGGCCTGGCGATCACCTCACACCCGCCAGTGCCGGCCTGCGTCAGAACCTGCTGGGAGCCTGGGCCGATGACCCGGCCCGGCAGCGGCAGATCGATCGGCTGGCCGATCAGCTCACCGACTGGTGGCTGGGCCCGACCAGCCAGGACTCCCGCAGCTGA